The following DNA comes from Corynebacterium atrinae.
CATTCCGAATAGTGACCCGACTATGGTCGCTAACCACACGATTAGCCTGACCTGCATCGCCCCGTCGAGGAAGCTACCACGAGTGTAAAAGAGCGCCGCCAGGAGCAAAAGCAAGGCGAGCCCGCCGCCCCACGTCATCAGCCAGGTGAGAGCCTGCGGCCGGTAGATGATTGCGGACTTGGTGGATTCACTCGGAGTATCACCCGAAACAAGCAGCCGTTCGATGCTCCGGGTGGGCTGCCCTGGCCACACCATGGCAATAAGCCACAAGGCGAGAATGCTGGACGGCAGTACCCAACGGGGATCTGCCGGGGACAGCAACGCGACCTCGAGTAGCAGCAAAGGTGCCACTGCGGTCACGGCCAGCCGCCGGTGCCGGCGCCAGGTCGCCTTGTTCAGACCCAACGCCTCATAGGGCTCCCAGGTTGGGCGAAGGACGGGATAGATGACGATGAGCAGTAGTCCCCACCAGCCACCGACAGTGGCAGCATTGAAGGTCACCGCCGGGGCGAAGATAAGGAAGTTGATGATGTTCTGAGGGGTTAACAGCAGGTAGCGGGCCATTCTCCACCGGTGAGCTACCGAGTTCATCTCTCCTCCTCACCCAGAGCTGCGACCGCCTTCTCGAGGGTGACCTCAGCGACGCGCACGCGACCGCCATTGTGGCAGGCGAGATCGAAGACGGCGTCGATAAGCTCTGGTTTCTCGCGGAGGTCGACGATGCTTCGGCTGCCCAAACTCATATCGGTTCGAGATAGCTCCCTCACGCCTAGTCGATTGAGCACGTGATCGATCTCCTCGGCGGGTCCGGTTAGCTCGATGATGCGCTCGGCGATGTCTCCCACTGGGCCGTTTATACGGACACAACCCGAGTCGATGAAGAGGATGCTGTCGAGAAGGCGCTCCGATTCATGCAAGTGATGTGTCGACATGACGATGGTGCGGGGCTGAGTTTCCATTTCTTCGCGGAGGGTGCGGTAGAAGGCCTCCCGCTTGCCGGCATCGAAGCCGAGGTAGGGTTCGTCGAGCAGCATGAGTTCACAACCGCTTGCGCAGGCATAAACAATGGAAGCGGCGGATTTTTGGCCGCGAGAGAGCTGGGAATATGAGGTGTGGCGGGGTACCTCGAAGCGCCGAGCGAGTTCCTCGGCGCGTTCAGCCCGCCAACCCCGGTGGCGGGCCGCGCCAACCACGCATACTTTCTCTAGATTCCATCCCTCAGGAAGCGGAGCGTCGATACCGGCCAGGACGGTGCGATCCAGGACAACTGGATTGTCGAAGGGCGCGGCACCGAAGACGGTGAGGCGGCCGTCGACAAGCAGGCGCCCGGCGAGGGCGCGGAGGAGGGTGGTTTTACCGGCACCGTTGGGGCCGATGAGGCCGTGGACCTGGCCAGCGGCAAGTGAGAAGTCCAGATCGGAGACGACCTGGCCGCGGCCGTATCCGACGGAGAGGCCTCTGGCATGGATCAGCGGGGTGGTCATCGGTAGAGACCTCGGCTTTCTGCAACGGCGTCGATGAGTCGGTGGATGTCGGTGCGGGTGATGTCGAGCTTGACGGCCTCGTCGATAAGCGGGACCAGGTAGGAGGCGGCGAACTCCTCGCTGCGGCGCGCGAGAATGATGTCACGAGCCTTGTCGGTGACGAACATGCCGATACCGCGTTTCTTTTCCAGCACCCCGCTTTCGACGAGGAGGGTGATGCCTTTCCGCGCAGTCGCCGGGTTGATCTGGTGAAACTCGGCCAGTTCGTTGGTTGAGGGGGCACGGGAGCCGGCAGGTAGGTTGCCATCGACGATGGAATCTTCGATGAGGTTGGCGATCTGTCGAAACAACGGGGCCGTCGAGTCGTCCATGCACCACCTCCCTGTTGGTTGGTTGGTTAGTTTGCTAACTAACTATAGGTCCGTAAATGCACCTGCACAAGGCTCAGCGCACTTTCGGGGACCAACATCGACGTGACAGCCCCAATTAGGGCATGCTGGTAATGAACAAATCGACTTAGAATCCCCGACAAACATAGAAATTAGGAGCCATGCTTGAACGCACATTGGTCCTCGTTGACACCTCCTACCTGCTCGCGAGCTTCTACAACTCGTGGGAGACGGGTGCCCGCGCCCAATTAGAAATCGACCTCCCGGAGGTGGTTAATGTCCTCGACTCGATGGTCCAAAATCAACTCCGCCAACCCATCCATCGGCAGCTGTGGTACGACGGCATCCCCGACAATGGTCCACACCGCTACCAACGCGCGCTACGCACCTGCGACGGCGTGCAGCTGCGCGCGGGCCAACTCATCGAGTGGGGCGAGCGCCGCACTCAAAAGGCAGTGGATACCCGCCTCGTAGCGGACATGGTTGCCGCTGCGGTCCGCCAGCAGTTCTCGGACTTCGTGCTCGTTTCTGGCGATGCCGACATGATCCCCGGCGTCCAAGAAGCCACCGAAAACGGAATCCGCGTGCACCTGTACGGATTCGGCTGGGACTCCATGTCCGCCGCGCTGCGCCACGCCTGCGATTCCACCACTATCCTCGACCCGCGCGAGGATTTCACCGACGCCATGCAGTTGCAAGTGCTCGAGGGCCCGCTGCCGCCGGTCGTTCGCTCCCGGCCGCTTGGTGATGCCGAACCCTTCGAGGAACCCGGCATGACCACCGTCCCGAACGGGGCAATCCCCTCGTTTCTGCCCCCGGAACCTCGCCAGGACCAGTCGCCCCCCATCCCCGCTGCTACCACAGAACCAGCATCCGCCCCACCTTCAGATGTTGAAATGTGCGACGTCGTGGAGCCCACCCCGGTTACCCCAACCGCGCAGGCGGAATACACCCCGGAGCGTGACACTCCCGAAGAGGAGCGCTCCGCGGTAGAGCAGGAGCTCTCCCGGGAGACTCCGAAGCCTGGACCGAAGGAGTTCGCGGAGGAGTCCTCGGTTGCTCCCACTCCGGCTTCCATTCCCAAACCGTCCATGATGGCACCGCGCCGCAAGCTGCGTTCGCGCTACGTGCCGTTGCCGGAAGAGGTGTGGACATCCGCCGGTTTCCAGACCCCCTTCGACGTGGGCCAACAGTATGCGACCTGGTGGTATGAGAATGCCGCCACCATCGATCAGCGCGACCAAGCGCACTTGCTCTCCGGCGGTGGCCTTCCCCCCGAGATCGATCGGCCCCTGCTGCAATTCGCGTGCGAAACTCTGCACGAGTACACGCTCAGCGAGACCCAGCGCGTCAATCTCCGGGACGGCTTCCACTCGGGGATCCGCGGGGTGCTGGTGAGCTACCGCCGCGAGTCCTAGAAAACCTAGGGGAAGGGGACTTGGTTAGTCCTTCTTCTCCTCGGTTTCGCCCACTTCTTCCACCACGACGGCTTCGTCCTCTGACGCTTCAGCAGTCTCGCCTGCTTCAATGGCTTCCGGCGCGGACTCTCCCGCCAGGGAAGCGCGGATTTCCGCCAGGCGCGCCGCGGCCTTCATGTCAGTGCCGGCGGTGGCAATTTCGGCCATGCGGTCGTCGACGGAGTGCTGGGCCAGTTCCTGCGCGCCGAGAGCCTCTGCGTATCGACGTTCGATCTTGTCGCGCACTGCGTCCAGCGTCGGCACGTTGTCGTTCGGACGCAGCTCGCTCATGGTGTCCATTGCCCGCGTGGTCTGCTCCTGCATGGCAGCCTGATCGGCCTGGGCGCGCAGCTGATCGATTTGGGCCAGCTGCTCTTTGAGGCGCATCTCGGACTCTTTTTGCTGCTGTTGCGCCTGGGCGGCGGCTTGCGTGGCCTGCTCGTGCAGAGCCTTCGTCTCCTCCAGCTGCTGCTCTACGGAAACGAGCTGAGTGGCGAAGATCTCGGCAGTGTTGCCGAACTCTTGGGCCTTTACCGCATCCCCATCGGCGGCGGCCTTGTCGGCGGCCATGATGGCGGTGCGGGCCTGCTCCTGATGCTCCGCCTGGGACTTAATCAGGCGGTCGAGTTTCATCTCCAGCTGCTTCTTATTACCGATGATGGCGGCCGCCTGCTCGGTGATCTGCTGGTGCTGCTGCTTGGCGGCTTCGGTGGCCTGCTGGATCTGGACCTTTGGATC
Coding sequences within:
- a CDS encoding ATP-binding cassette domain-containing protein, producing MTTPLIHARGLSVGYGRGQVVSDLDFSLAAGQVHGLIGPNGAGKTTLLRALAGRLLVDGRLTVFGAAPFDNPVVLDRTVLAGIDAPLPEGWNLEKVCVVGAARHRGWRAERAEELARRFEVPRHTSYSQLSRGQKSAASIVYACASGCELMLLDEPYLGFDAGKREAFYRTLREEMETQPRTIVMSTHHLHESERLLDSILFIDSGCVRINGPVGDIAERIIELTGPAEEIDHVLNRLGVRELSRTDMSLGSRSIVDLREKPELIDAVFDLACHNGGRVRVAEVTLEKAVAALGEEER
- a CDS encoding GntR family transcriptional regulator, whose translation is MDDSTAPLFRQIANLIEDSIVDGNLPAGSRAPSTNELAEFHQINPATARKGITLLVESGVLEKKRGIGMFVTDKARDIILARRSEEFAASYLVPLIDEAVKLDITRTDIHRLIDAVAESRGLYR
- a CDS encoding PspA/IM30 family protein, with the translated sequence MANPLSKGWKYLMASFDSKIDQNADPKVQIQQATEAAKQQHQQITEQAAAIIGNKKQLEMKLDRLIKSQAEHQEQARTAIMAADKAAADGDAVKAQEFGNTAEIFATQLVSVEQQLEETKALHEQATQAAAQAQQQQKESEMRLKEQLAQIDQLRAQADQAAMQEQTTRAMDTMSELRPNDNVPTLDAVRDKIERRYAEALGAQELAQHSVDDRMAEIATAGTDMKAAARLAEIRASLAGESAPEAIEAGETAEASEDEAVVVEEVGETEEKKD
- a CDS encoding NYN domain-containing protein — its product is MLERTLVLVDTSYLLASFYNSWETGARAQLEIDLPEVVNVLDSMVQNQLRQPIHRQLWYDGIPDNGPHRYQRALRTCDGVQLRAGQLIEWGERRTQKAVDTRLVADMVAAAVRQQFSDFVLVSGDADMIPGVQEATENGIRVHLYGFGWDSMSAALRHACDSTTILDPREDFTDAMQLQVLEGPLPPVVRSRPLGDAEPFEEPGMTTVPNGAIPSFLPPEPRQDQSPPIPAATTEPASAPPSDVEMCDVVEPTPVTPTAQAEYTPERDTPEEERSAVEQELSRETPKPGPKEFAEESSVAPTPASIPKPSMMAPRRKLRSRYVPLPEEVWTSAGFQTPFDVGQQYATWWYENAATIDQRDQAHLLSGGGLPPEIDRPLLQFACETLHEYTLSETQRVNLRDGFHSGIRGVLVSYRRES